The Quatrionicoccus australiensis nucleotide sequence GCGTGCGCCAACCAGGCCATGAACAGGCCAACGACCAGGACCAGCGAAAACAGCATCGAATGGCCATTGTCGAGCCGCGAGACGCGGCGCAACAGGAAAGGCGCAACCGCCCGGCCGATAAGGATCGAGCCACCGAGAAAGAGTACCGCCTTGGCTATGATCCAGCTCACTTCACCGGCACTCACCGTGCCGACCTGCACCAGGCTGCTCACCACGGCCAGGATGACCAGCCCGAGCACATCGTCGATCACGGCAGCACCGAGCACAATCTGCGCTTCAGGCATCTTGAGACGACCGAGATCGCGAAAGACACGGCCGGTAATGCCCACCGAGGTGGCAGCCAGCGTTGCGCCGAGAAACAGGTAAGCGTTGAATGACAAGCCCGGCAGCAGCCAGGGGCCCGCGACAAAGGCTCCCAGCGCAAACGGCACGGCAATCCCGACCGAGCCCACCAGCGAGGCCTTCGCGCCGACGCTGACCAGATCGCCAAGGCGCGTCTCCAGACCAATTTGCAGCAGCAGGATGATCACCCCGAGTTCGGCCATGAACAGGATGATCGGATCGGTCGCCACCGCAGCGAAATAATGCACGCCCAGCAAGCCCAGATTGCCCAGCACCACGCCCAGCAAGAGTTCCCCTAGGACCGCGGGAAAGCCGATACGCTGCGCCAGCGGTGCGAAAAGACGGGCGGAAAGAATGATGATAGCCAGCCACAACAGGTTCTCGCCTACCGCACCGGCACTCGCCGCCAGAGCCGGCCCGGCAGAAAGCAGCAAAACCAGCGGCAAGACTCGCCGCAGGCTGCCGACATCAAGAGACGGGGGAGAAACAGGGGGCTGGGCAGACATGAGCTTCTCGACAAACAGGATGACCGGCCGATTCTAGCATCGGCCCATTTCGGCCTGTGGCGGCTCGGGAATTCAGGAAACGCGGAACAGTCGCCCGAACTGGGCCGTACCGAGAATTTCCCGCACCCCGGCATTGCAATCAAGCAGGGCCACCGTACAACCGAGATTGCGTGCCCGGTCGCGCACGACCAGCAACAAGCCCAGGCCGGAACTGTCGAGATAAGTCAGATTGGCACAATCAAGCCGCACCTCGAGCGGCGTCGAAAGTCCCTTGAAAAAACCGTCGACCGCTGCAAGAAACTCCTGACGCCGGGTGAAATCCAGGCGCCCGGAAATCGATAGAACCGGAGCTCCCTCCCCGACTTCGCGACTGTCAATCAGCATCGCTTCCCCCTGATAGGCTCGTCTGAAGCAAGCCGTTTTGCTGGCGTTGTTTTAGGTAAATCTTACGCCTGGCAACAGGGGAATCAAGCCCTGGCAGCTCTCGACTCAGGAAGCGAGCTCAATCAGCAAGGCCTCGATTTCCATGCGACCGACCGGACTGGCCATGGCAATCAACATGAACCCGGGCTTGATCAGGAAATCATTATCGGGATTGAACTGCCATTCTCCATTGCGCTCGCGCACGGCCAGCAACACATAGTTGGCGCTACGCAGCTTGAGAGCCGCAATCGGCTTCGGAATGAAACCGGCGGGGACCGGGACCTCCTCGACACGCAGGTTTTTTTCCGACTTGAGCATTTCATCGAGAAAAGAAACCACATGCGGCCGGATCATCGCCGAGGCAATGCGCATGCCGCCGGTAAAGTCGGGAGAAACGATGGCATCGGCACCCGCCTTGCGCATTTTCTCCATGTTGCGGGTTTCCATGCAGCGGGCGACGATGCGGACATTGGGCTTCAACTGTTTGGCCGTAATGACGATCATCAGATTGCGCGAGTCATCGCCGGTGACGGCGAAAACCCCTTTGGCATCCTCGAGATCGGCCGCCATCAGAATATCGTCGTCGCTCGCATCGCCATGCAGATAGAGGAGGCCAGGATTTTTTTCCTTGTACTCCTGCAGGCGGACATTGTCTTCGTCGATGGCGACGTAGTGGCGATTGGTCGCCTCCAGCTCATGCGCGATATTGCGCCCGACCCGGCCGAAACCGCAGAGGATGTAATGTCCCTTGAGCTTCTTGATGGTTTTTTCCATACGCTTTCTCTGCAGAGTTCCATTGAGATCGGTTTCCAGCAACGCAACCGTCACGACCGAGAACAGCATCGACAGATTGCCCGCCCCCAGAATGCCAAGAATGACCGTCAGTACCCGGGCCGGCTGATTACTCGACATATCAATGATTTCACCAAAGCCGATCGTGGCGACGGTAATGAACGTCATGTAAAAACAGTCGAACCAGGAGTACTTTCCATCCGTCAGGTACATGTAGCCCAGGGTGCCGAACGCGTGCACCGCCAGCAATGCCGTCAAAGCGACATATAGCAGGCGAAAGATATAACTGATTTGGGATGCTTTGACGGCGGATGTCACGGCATCGACCTATTCGACAATCGGCACGGACTGAGTCATGAAAATGACGGCTTTGCCACCATCCATATTGGCGTGCAGAGCTTCGACCAGAGGTGGGCTGATCGCAGTATCGGCATCCCACTTGACCACAAAATTGGCTCCGGAACCGCCCGAGGCATCGTTCAGTTCGACAAAAAGCTCCAGCGTTCCCAGAGGCGGGATGGTGACGGCAGTCGGCACCCGTTCCCCCAGCAATTTCCCCTGAGTGTCGTAATAGCGGGCCGACAAAACGCGCAAGGGACGACGGGCATCCGTGTTGCGGATGCTGACCAGGGCGGAAAGCAGCACGTATGACGCCTTGCCGCTCTTGCCAAGATTGCCATAGAGCATGTGAGAGTAAATCGGCAAGTACAGCGTCTGGCTTTTCGCCTGAGGACGCAACTCCTGGGCTGATACAGCTCCGCACAACAGGAACAGCCCGCACGCGCCGAACAGCAACTTGCGCAAATTAACCAGTTTCATCGCTCCCCCTCGATCAAGCAGATTGGCTCCATGTATTTTCCGGCCGATGATACCTGCAGGCGGAGTTTACCGCACGGCTGACGCCAGCCCGCAGAGAAAGAACGGGAACTCAGGAACGGGCTGCAGGACGAGGCTGCGCCAGCAAGGCTTTCAACTGGGCGGAGATCAACTGCCAATTTACCGGCTTGGCAATGTAGCTGGCATTCAGTTGCTCAGCCCTGGCGATACTCTCCGGATCGCGATGACCGCTTACCAGCACCACCGGGAAATCGCGCCCCCGGCTTTGGCGAATCGCCGCACAAACCGCAAAGCCATCCATTCCCGGCATTTCGACGTCAAGCAGCACAATATCGCAAGGTGTGCGTTTGAACTCGGCAAGCGCATCCAGGCCATTATCAACAACGACAACAGAAAACTCGCTCGGATCAAGTGCTATCGGCATCAGCAGGGCAACGGTGGGATCGTCATCGGCAACGAGGACCCGGCATATCGGCTGACTCATGCAGGATTCTCGGCAAGCATCTGCTTGACGGCCAGGCAAACCCTCCCCCACTCGAGCATCAGGGACTCGACATGCAGGGAAACTTCCGTCAGGTTACCCGCCCGACCGCCCCCCTCGATATCCCGCAGGATTTCAGCGAAACGATTGGCCCCGACGTTGAATGAACTCGACTTCAATCCATGCGCGGCGCTTGCCAATTGCTCGACATCAGAGCACCGGAGCGCCAATTCCAGGCGCGCCATATCCTGCGTCGCCGCCTTCAGATAAGCACTCAGCAGTTGCTGCACGAGAACCTCGGCCCGCGCCGGAGACAGCGCACGAATCTTGTCGAGAGCAGATGGATCCAGCGGACTGGCAATCACCACCTTTTCTGCATCGGGCGCGCTCGCTTCGACTTCCGGTTGGCGCCGTTCGGCTGGCAACCAGCGCTGGAGAATAGCCAGCATCTCATCCCCGCTGTATGGTTTGGTCAGGTAGTCATCCATCCCGGCCTCCATGCAACGGATACGATCTCCGGGCATGGCGTTGGCGGTCAAGGCGACAACCGGAAGATGCAGTCCGCTTCCTTCCTCGCGCTGACGCAGTATTCGGGTGGCCTCGAAGCCATCAAGCAATGGCATCTGGCAATCCATCAGAACAAGATCGAAACGCTCGTCGGCAAGCATTTCAAGTGCCTGCCGCCCATCACTGACGGTACTCACCCTGATGCCTGCTCGTTCGAGATGAGCCCGGGCAACGATCAGATTGCTTTCATTATCTTCGGCAATCAGCACACGCCCCCGTAAACGCGGTGGCACAGCCGAAACCTTGTTGGCGCGAACCGCCCGGCGCCGGAACGCCAACTCGATTGCCTCGAAAAGCTCTGCCTGACGCACCGGCTTGACGAGACAAGCAGAAATATCAAGACGCGCCTGATCCTCTTTGGCGATCAACTCGACCGAAGATGAAAGGACCACAATCCGCGTCGCCTTGAGGCGCTCGTCGCTGCGAATGGCACTGGCGACATGCAGTCCCGGCAAGCCGGGCATATGCAGGTCAAGCAACACCACCGAGAAAGGCTCACCGGCTTCGGCCGATTCACGCAAGCGGGCGAGCGCCTCCACACCGGAAACAGCCGCCCCGACATCGAAGCCTTTTTTCCTGGCCTGACCCAGCATGACTTCAAGACTGGTCTGGTTGTCATCCACCACCAGCATGCGCGCCCCGGACATGCTGACTGTCGAGATGGACTCTTGTGCCTCGACCAACTGACCAAATGGCAAACTGAAGGTGATTACAAAACAGGAGCCCTGCCCTGGCTGACTGGATACCGACAACTTCCCGCCCATCATATCGACCAGGCTGCGACAAATGGCGAGCCCCAGCCCGGTCCCTCCGTACTTTCGGGTAGTCGAACCATCCGCCTGCAAAAAATGTTCGAATATTTTTTCCTGAGCTTCGGGCGGAATACCAATCCCGGTATCCCTTATGGTCAAGGTCAGATTGAACCTGTTTTCGTCGGAAATACCGAATACCAATGACAGTACTATTTCGCCGTGATCGGTAAATTTCACCGCATTACTCAACAGATTGGCAATCACCTGCCGCAAGCGCAGGGAATCTCCTCGCACCACCAAGGATTCGGCCAAGGGCAAATCGGCAACCAACTCGAGTCCCTTTTTTTGGGCTGGCTGTGAAAACAGCTCAAGCGACTCCTCGAGCAGCCCGAGAAGATCAAAATCGACTTCCTCAAGTTCGAGCTTGCCAGACTCAATTTTGGAAAAATCCAGGATATCGTTGATGATGCCCAGCAGATGGCGACCTGAACGCTCTACGGCTTCAACGAACTGACGCTGCGTTGGCTCCAGGCGGGTATTGAGCAGCAACTCGGTCATCCCCAGCACACCATTCATCGGAGTGCGGATTTCGTGACTCATCGTTGCCAGAAACTCGCTTTTTGCCTGACTCCCTGCCTCTGCAAGATCTTTGGCGCTCCGCAACTCGCGCGTACGCTGCTCGACCATCTGCTCCAGGCTGCCCAGATGCGAAGCCAACCAGCGGTCCCGCTCACGAATCTGTTCGACCATGGCATTGAACCCCTCCCCCAGCAGATCCAGTTCCGCCACCCCGGTTTCTGCCGCGCGAGTATCAAGCTGCCCTCTCGACACCTGCGCCATGTGCTCGGTAAGGACAAGCAGGGGACTCATCAAACGATCGATCTGACGAGATTGAAGGCGCAGGGCAATCATCAAGGCAACAGCCATCTCCAGCAGGATCAACCCGAGATACCAGAACACTTGCTGGTAGATTGTCGAGAGATCAATGACTAGGCGGATCCATCCCCGCTCAGCCCGATCGAGATGCACATATGCCAGAAAATCAATCGCCGACCAATGAAATTCATGCATTGGCTGAGCGTCGACCGGTAAGGGCGCGCCGGGATGCCCGGATCCGGCATCCCGTTCGTAGGCGGCAAACAACGTACGATCGAGACGAAAAATCGCAACCGACTGGACGTCAGGTTGGGCACGCAAAGATGTCAGCAACTGGTTCGCAGCAGCCTGATCATCCGACGCAAGCGCAGGAGCAAGAATCGCGTTCAGCAATTCAAGACGCGTCTCTCCATCAATCACCTGGGTACGCACGGTGATACAAGCGGACGTTAAAAGAATCACCAGGGAAACAAAGGCAATGGCAGAAGCCAGGACATAAAAATTGATACTGGCCAACCGTGCGCGCAAGGACGGCGAATGGAAGAACCTGCTCATAGCTGATTCAGCGGCACGATCGATTCGCGGAGCTTGGCTTCGCTCGCCGCACGCCAGGCCTCACGAAAACAATCCTGCAAGTACCAGCGCACGCTTGGTGGCACCGCGATCTGTTGCCCAGCCAGGCGCAACGATAGCAACTCCTCGAGCACAGCTGCTGCACAGGACAACTGATCGGCACCGACATTCGCTGCGGCACTGCGCAATGCATGCACCTTTTTACGCTCAACCTCATCATCACCGCGAGCAGCAAGCCATTCCCGCTCCCATTGGGAGAAGTGCTGGACAAAAAGTCCGAGTGCCTGCCACCACAATGCTGACAGCCCCAGCATGCGCTCCACGGCGGCATCTATATCAAAACCTTGAATGGATTTAGGAATAAGCATCGGAATAAAAGGGGGGAAACGCGAAAAACAGCGGCGCAATCAGAAATGCAGATCTACGGATTGTCACAGCAAAAAGAATCGAAAAAACATGGGAATGGTAAAACAATTCAAAGGTTTTACATTGGATTACAATGCCATCTTTACAAACTCGCTTACGTCAAACTTATGCGCCAAACTGCGCTCATTGTCGAAGACGATCCGGGAACGCGCCATGTTCTCAGCGCCACGCTTTTATCTGCCGGCATCAATAGCATATTCGCCGAAACCGGCGCAGAAATGTGGCAACAGCTCTCCGAAAATCCCGATGTCATTATTCTTGACCTCAGCCTGCCGGATTCGGATGGCCTGGAACTCCTGCGCCAGTTGCGACAACAGTCGGAAATTCCGGTATTGATTCACTCTACCCGATCGGACGAAGTCGAACGCATCATCGGCATCGAAATCGGTGCAGATGACTTTTTGCCCAAGCCCTGCAATCTCCGCGAACTGGTTGCACGAACCCGGGGCTTGCTGCGCAGGACACAAGGACGTCAACCTGCGCAAAAAAATGAAGCTCGACGCATGCATTTTGGCGACTGGATCCTTGATACTGCATCGCGCGAACTCACCGATGCCGAGGGACGTCCCGCACCATTAGGCGTTTCCGCCTTTGCTCTGCTCTCTGCATTTCTCGACCACCCTTTTGAGCCGCTTTCCCGGGAAATGCTTTCCCGCGTACTGAAACGCGAATATGTTCCGTACGACAGAATCATTGACGTTCATGTCAGCCAGATTCGCCGCATCTTGGGCAAACAAGCGGATGGCAGCAGTTTCATCAAGACCCTGCGCTCCCAAGGCTATGTTTTCATCGCAGCAGTGGAAGCCTCGCAATAGCCAGCCACCTCGTTTGACCGATGCCCCATCGCTTGCAACCCGAGCACGGATGTCAAAAAGCCGCCCTCAGGCGGCTTTTTGACATCCGGAGATGACTAAGAGTTACTTGCCACCAGTGACCTTACAGCCGCCCACGGTGTTGCCCGCACAAGGAGAAGACCCCTCGCGATTGATCAGCCACTTGCCACCAACCAGTATCATTTCGAGCGTCTTCTTCGTGACATCACGATACTGGTTTGATTGGTAAACCTGACGGAAGTCAGCAAAGGCACGGTCCTTGCCATCCATGCGGACGGTGACCTCCTGAACATCGACGCTGATATTGTCACGTG carries:
- a CDS encoding response regulator; translation: MSQPICRVLVADDDPTVALLMPIALDPSEFSVVVVDNGLDALAEFKRTPCDIVLLDVEMPGMDGFAVCAAIRQSRGRDFPVVLVSGHRDPESIARAEQLNASYIAKPVNWQLISAQLKALLAQPRPAARS
- a CDS encoding response regulator, with the translated sequence MSRFFHSPSLRARLASINFYVLASAIAFVSLVILLTSACITVRTQVIDGETRLELLNAILAPALASDDQAAANQLLTSLRAQPDVQSVAIFRLDRTLFAAYERDAGSGHPGAPLPVDAQPMHEFHWSAIDFLAYVHLDRAERGWIRLVIDLSTIYQQVFWYLGLILLEMAVALMIALRLQSRQIDRLMSPLLVLTEHMAQVSRGQLDTRAAETGVAELDLLGEGFNAMVEQIRERDRWLASHLGSLEQMVEQRTRELRSAKDLAEAGSQAKSEFLATMSHEIRTPMNGVLGMTELLLNTRLEPTQRQFVEAVERSGRHLLGIINDILDFSKIESGKLELEEVDFDLLGLLEESLELFSQPAQKKGLELVADLPLAESLVVRGDSLRLRQVIANLLSNAVKFTDHGEIVLSLVFGISDENRFNLTLTIRDTGIGIPPEAQEKIFEHFLQADGSTTRKYGGTGLGLAICRSLVDMMGGKLSVSSQPGQGSCFVITFSLPFGQLVEAQESISTVSMSGARMLVVDDNQTSLEVMLGQARKKGFDVGAAVSGVEALARLRESAEAGEPFSVVLLDLHMPGLPGLHVASAIRSDERLKATRIVVLSSSVELIAKEDQARLDISACLVKPVRQAELFEAIELAFRRRAVRANKVSAVPPRLRGRVLIAEDNESNLIVARAHLERAGIRVSTVSDGRQALEMLADERFDLVLMDCQMPLLDGFEATRILRQREEGSGLHLPVVALTANAMPGDRIRCMEAGMDDYLTKPYSGDEMLAILQRWLPAERRQPEVEASAPDAEKVVIASPLDPSALDKIRALSPARAEVLVQQLLSAYLKAATQDMARLELALRCSDVEQLASAAHGLKSSSFNVGANRFAEILRDIEGGGRAGNLTEVSLHVESLMLEWGRVCLAVKQMLAENPA
- a CDS encoding DUF3124 domain-containing protein, which codes for MKLVNLRKLLFGACGLFLLCGAVSAQELRPQAKSQTLYLPIYSHMLYGNLGKSGKASYVLLSALVSIRNTDARRPLRVLSARYYDTQGKLLGERVPTAVTIPPLGTLELFVELNDASGGSGANFVVKWDADTAISPPLVEALHANMDGGKAVIFMTQSVPIVE
- a CDS encoding STAS domain-containing protein, coding for MLIDSREVGEGAPVLSISGRLDFTRRQEFLAAVDGFFKGLSTPLEVRLDCANLTYLDSSGLGLLLVVRDRARNLGCTVALLDCNAGVREILGTAQFGRLFRVS
- a CDS encoding potassium channel family protein gives rise to the protein MHAFGTLGYMYLTDGKYSWFDCFYMTFITVATIGFGEIIDMSSNQPARVLTVILGILGAGNLSMLFSVVTVALLETDLNGTLQRKRMEKTIKKLKGHYILCGFGRVGRNIAHELEATNRHYVAIDEDNVRLQEYKEKNPGLLYLHGDASDDDILMAADLEDAKGVFAVTGDDSRNLMIVITAKQLKPNVRIVARCMETRNMEKMRKAGADAIVSPDFTGGMRIASAMIRPHVVSFLDEMLKSEKNLRVEEVPVPAGFIPKPIAALKLRSANYVLLAVRERNGEWQFNPDNDFLIKPGFMLIAMASPVGRMEIEALLIELAS
- a CDS encoding response regulator: MQIYGLSQQKESKKHGNGKTIQRFYIGLQCHLYKLAYVKLMRQTALIVEDDPGTRHVLSATLLSAGINSIFAETGAEMWQQLSENPDVIILDLSLPDSDGLELLRQLRQQSEIPVLIHSTRSDEVERIIGIEIGADDFLPKPCNLRELVARTRGLLRRTQGRQPAQKNEARRMHFGDWILDTASRELTDAEGRPAPLGVSAFALLSAFLDHPFEPLSREMLSRVLKREYVPYDRIIDVHVSQIRRILGKQADGSSFIKTLRSQGYVFIAAVEASQ
- a CDS encoding cation:proton antiporter encodes the protein MSAQPPVSPPSLDVGSLRRVLPLVLLLSAGPALAASAGAVGENLLWLAIIILSARLFAPLAQRIGFPAVLGELLLGVVLGNLGLLGVHYFAAVATDPIILFMAELGVIILLLQIGLETRLGDLVSVGAKASLVGSVGIAVPFALGAFVAGPWLLPGLSFNAYLFLGATLAATSVGITGRVFRDLGRLKMPEAQIVLGAAVIDDVLGLVILAVVSSLVQVGTVSAGEVSWIIAKAVLFLGGSILIGRAVAPFLLRRVSRLDNGHSMLFSLVLVVGLFMAWLAHAAGLAPIIGAFAAGLLFEPVFLKEFETPKLVQEIEPLLPENCSASSQVQIREVLARHSSHQHEHMLEPIGYFFVPVFFVLTGMQVDLRTLSDPQTVLVALGITVAAVIGKLCAGFVAGRANNPWVVGWGMVPRGEVGLIFAMVGKSLGVMSEGMFSVIVIMVILTTMLTPPVLTALLRRQG